A segment of the Pedobacter faecalis genome:
TTTAGAATGCGTACTTGTTGCCGGATGGGTGGCAATAGAACGTGTATCGCCCAGATTAGCAGAAATAGAAAACATCTTCAGTTTATCCATAAAAGCACTTGCCGCTGCGGCACCACCGCTCACCACAAGGGTTACAATGCCACCGCCGAGCTTCATTTGCTTTTTCGCGATCTCGTATTGCGGATGCGATTTAAGGAAAGGGTACATCACCCGGTCAATTTTCGGATGCTCCTCCAGGAACTCAGCCACTTTCAAGGCGTTTTCGCAATGCCTGTCCATGCGTACCGCCAATGTCTCCAAACTTTTAGAGAGTACCCAGGCGTTAAAAGGCGACATCGACGGTCCGCTATGCCGTGCAAAACCTTCAATCTCCTTAATCAAAGCCTTAGAACCAAGGATAATACCGCCAAGTGTACGGCCTTGTCCGTCAATAAACTTTGTTGCAGAATGTATGGAAATATCTGCCCCAAGCCTGATAGGCTGCTGCAGATAAGGGGTTGCGAAACAGTTATCCACTACCAGTAAAGCATTGTGCTTTTTAGCAAAGCCAGCCAGCCACTCAAGGTCAATAATGTCTATGCCCGGATTGGATGGAGTTTCCACGAAAATAATCCGCGTATTGGGCTTTACGCCGCTTTCCCATTGTTCAGGTTTATCAAGATCGGCATAGGTATAGGTAACACCCCATTTCGAAAACACATTATTCAGCAGTTGATGCGTAGAACCAAACACAGAGCGACTGGAAAGCACATGATCGCCCGATTTCAGGAAGGCCGCAAAGGTTGTAAAGATCGCCGCCATACCACTTGCAGTAGCCCAGCCGGTCTCCGACCCTTCCAGCGCTGCCATTTTTCCGATCAGTTCGTCGGTATTTGGATTGGCATAACGGCTGTATACATTGCCCTCCTTCTCGTTTGCAAACAAAGCCCGCATATCTTCAGCATCGTCAAACTTATAGCTTGAGGTAAGATAGAGCGGAACAGAGTGTTCTTTATACTGGCTTCTTTCGGCCTGTAAACGAATGGCAAGGGTTTCAAAGTTTTCTTCCTGCATGGGTATTACTGATGTATAGTGTATGTATATTTTAATTGTGCCGAGCGTTCCAGTATGTTGGCCACCGAGCAATATTTCTCAAAAGTCATGCTTAAGGCACGCTCTACTTTCTGTGCGCTGAGCGACCCGTATAAGTCGAAGTGTATGTTGACCGTTTCAAATATAGAAGGGATTTCCTCTCGGCGCTCTGCGCGGATCGCAATCTTGATATCGTTAAGTTCCTCTTTCTGTTTCGCAAGGATGTTGACCATATCTATACCGCTGCAGCCGCCCAGACCGATCAGCAGCATCTCCATGGGCCTGAAACCCTTGCCTTCGCCACCTATCTCGGTCTTGGCATCCAGTTCTACCGAAAAACCGCCCGAATTTTGTGCTTCGAAATTAAACTTACCGCTTTTCCTTATCAGATTGATTTCCATATATGCTTTGTCAAACGTTGTAAAATACTTTGTACTGGCCTTCCAGTTCCGGAAGGGATACCGGATGGTCGAACAGCCCGAATACAGAAGAACCACTCCCGCTCATGGATGCAAATGTAGCGCCCGCGGCGTAAAGTTTTGTCTTAATTTGTTCAATTTCAGGGTATCGTTCAAAAACACTGGTCTCAAAATCATTTTTGATATGCCCAGCCCAACTGCTCAGCGGCAGCTCAATAAGTTCCCGCAGCGCATGTGCTGGTTCCTGAGGGCGAACACCTGCATATGCCGTTGCCGTAGAAACATGTATTTCAGGCTGGATCAAAACGATGAAGCGGTCGGAAAGATCCAGTTCAACAGGACTGAACTCATCGCCTTTGCCAGTAGCGTACACAGGCTTATTTTCAATAAAAAAAGCACAATCTGCACCTAGCGGACGAACATATTCTACCAACTGCGCTGTAGTTAGACCAAGCTTGAATTTATCATTGACGAGCTTCATTAAAAAGGCGGCATCGGAAGATCCCCCGCCCAGTCCGGCACCAACCGGAATGTTTTTTAGCAGGGTAATGCGTTGCGGCGGAATCTCGAAATGAGCCTTCAAGCACTCATAGGCTTTCAGACAGATATTTTCGCTTTGGCTGCCTGGTATTGCGATGCCGTACGATTCGAAAGTAGTCTCAGGAGCATCGGTGATTTCTACCACATCATAGATCTTCACCGGATAGAATACCGTCTGAAGCTCGTGATAACCATCCGGTCGTTTACCGGTGACATTGAGCCCCAGATTAATCTTAGCATTGGCAAAAGCGAGCATAGGGCAAACATACCAAAAATTAAAACTACGGTACAAATGCGCGGTCAAAATAACTGAAGACCCAGTCAAAATAACTGAATTATTGAGAAGCGCATAGGCTAACTTTGGATTTGAAACAACCCACAATGAGATATATAAGTACCCTCGGCCTTTTATTTGCCCTTCTCGCCCTGCCCTTTGGTATGCGTGCTCAAGTTAAAAACAAACTCCTCACAGGTTCAGACCTGAAGTTGTGGGACAGTAAGCCGGCGGGCGACTGGATGACGGAGGCCTACCCCATGGGCAACGGCCGCATCGGGGGAATGGTGTTCGGCGGTATAACATCCGACCGTATACAGTTCAATGAGATCAGTCTTTGGACCGGCGATGAGCAGGAAACTGGTGCCTACCAAGCATTCGGGGATATCCTGATCAATCTGAACACACAGCGGCAGGGCGAAGCACAAGGCTACCGCAGGGAACTGGATATACGCAATGCTGTGCAAACGGTTTCTTATACGCTTGGCGATACACACTTTAAACGGGAATACTTTTGCAGCTTTCCGGACAGCGTAATAGCCATATCGTTTACGGCCAGCAAGAAGCAGGCGTATAGCGGCACTATCACCTTAAAAGATGCACATGAAGCAACCGCAATTGTAAGCGGCGGGCAACTCATCATTAAGGGAAAGCTGGAAAATGGCATGGCATACAGCGCACGGCTCCTGCTTAAAGCCGAAGGCGGATCGGTATCTGCGGACAGGGGCGCCAAAGGCAACGCTGAATTGCGTTTCGACAAGGTAAATAGCTTTACCATCCTTATGTCGGCGGCTACCGACTACAGCAATAAGCGCAGCAAGAACTGGAAGGGCGAGTTGCCGGAGATAAAGCTCGACCGGATCTTCCGGAAAACTTCAGAAAAATCCTTCAGGCAGATAAAAGATCGTCATATCCGCGACTACCAGTCTCTGTTCGGCCGTTTTCGCCTCGACCTGGGTTCGAGTTCAGCGGACATCCTTGCCAGGCCTACCGTGCAGCGACTCAGCGACTACAAGAACAACCCTGATCCACAACTGGAAGCGCTTATTGCGCAGTACGGCCGTTACCTGCTCATCAGTTCGTCGAGAAAAGGCGGATTGCCAGCAAACTTGCAGGGGTTATGGAACCACAGCAACAATCCGCCCTGGCGCTCCGACTACCACTCCAACATCAATATACAAATGAATTACTGGCCGGCAGAGCCGACTAACCTTTCAGAATGCCATATCCCCTATCTCGATTACATCAACAGCATGCGTGAGGTAAAGAAAGCAAATACCCAAAAGCAATATCCTGGCGTTAGGGGCTGGACGGTAAAAACAGAGAACAACATTTTTGGCGGAGAAAGCTTTTCGTGGAATACGCCTGGAAGCGCCTGGTATGCACAGGCGATATGGGAACACTATGCCTTTACACGAGATACCGGTTACCTGAAAAACTTTGCCTACCCGATCATTAAAGAGATTGCGGAATTCTGGGACGACCACCTTAAACGTCGCGACAACGGGACACTGGTTGCCCCCATGGGCTGGTCGCCCGAACACGGCCCAACAGAAGATGGGGTCTCGCACGACCAGCAGATTGTTTGGGATTTGTTTACCAATTACATCGAGGCAGCTGATGTGCTTAGCGCCGATAAGCCCTATCGCGATCGTATTGCCGATATGCGAGAGCGACTGCTTAAGCCCAAAATCGGCAAATGGGGCCAGCTGCAGGAATGGGAAACCGACCGCGACGACCCGAACGATAAGCACCGACATGTATCGCACCTGTTTGGTCTGCACCCGGGCCGGCAGTTCAGCATTGCGCAGACGCCGGAGCTGGCGAAAGCCGCCAAGGTGAGCCTACTGGCCAGAGGCGATGCCTCTACTGGCTGGTCGATGGCCTGGAAAATGAATTTCTGGGCACGCCTGCACGATGGGGAACATGCTTACCTCATCCTAAAGAACTTCATTACGCCTGTGGGCGGAGGCGGGGTCGACTACAACGAAGGCGGCGGTATATACGCCAACCTCTTCTGCGCGCATCCGCCCTTTCAGATTGATGGCAACTTTGGCTATACCGCAGGCGTAGCCGAAATGCTTGTACAAAGTCAGACGGGCAGCATCGAAATACTCCCTGCCCTGCCCTCAGCCTGGAAGAACGGGCGGGTACAGGGGCTTCGCACACGAGGAAACTTCGAGATTACAGATATGGCGTGGAGAGATGGGCAAGTTACCAGCCTTAAGATAACGGCCGGTTCCGCAGGAGAATGCAGAATATCGGGTGGTGGACTGAACCTCAGCTTCCAGGCAAAGGCTGGAAAAACCTATACTTTTCGTCCTGAAAACAATCGCTGATTTTCTTTGTTGCTTGTAAAAAACACAAACACATGGAGGAATTTAGCATTGAGGTTGCGGATGGCGACCGCGAATTATTTTACGATGTAGTGGCCTTAGGCAGCAGTATGTACGACGTTTATCTGAACGGCACCAAGGTTGGCACCGTTCAGTTAGACGATAAAAATCATGATCATTGCGAATCTGTGAATTGCCAGATCGATCTGCCGCTGCTCCACAAAATACGCAATGGCATACAGCTCTATGAAACAATCAACGATTAAGCTTTTCCGGTCTTATAAAACTTAAACCCGAAAAGGAAGATGATCAGATAGCATATGATCGGCGTATAGTAGGCGTTGGCCACACCATAATGATCGGCCACAAAGCCCATAAGTAAAGGATAAAACGCACCGCCCACAACGCCCATAGAGAGGAATGATGAAGCGCGCTGGGTGTGGTGGCCCAGGTTTTTAAGTCCCAGACTAAATATGGTAGGGAACATAATACTGAAGAAGAAGTTGATCAGGATAAGCGCAACAAATGACACCATACCAAGGCTCTGCGCTACGATAATACACATCAATATATTACCGAGGGCAAAAGTGGCAAGAAGCCTGTTTGGTGCGACAAATCGCATCAGTGTGGTACCCACCACCCGGCCTAACAGCATAGCCCCCATGAACAGTCCGCCCATGAGATAAGAGGATTTTGAGTGACTGAATCCGACGATCTCCTCAGCGTAATTGATAAAGAAGGCCCAGGTGGCTGCCTGTGCGGCCACATTGAAGAACTGCGCTATAGCTGCCCACACAAAATGCCTGTGCTGAAATAGCTTTTTACCAGGCGCTATATCAACGTTTACCGCCTCAGGATCTACAGCCTCGGCAGCATGCGGATCGGTAAGTGGCGGCACCTTCACAAACGAGAAAGCAATGGCCACAAGCAGAATCACCGTACCTATTACCGCATAAAGTGTTTTTACAGAGGTCAGGTCAGAACTACCCTCCACATGGCTGGCCAGCAAAAAGTAGCCACCTATGGTTGGTCCGAGCATCGTTCCCACCGCATTAAAGGTCTGCGCAAAGTTAATCCGCAGGTCGCTCGTCCGCTGATCGCCCAATGCCGCTACAAAAGGGTGCGCCACCGTTTCCAGTGTCGATAATCCGCAGCCTACGATAAATAAGGCGATCCCGAAAAACGGGAAAGAAAACAAATTGGCCGCAGGAATGAAAAGCAAAGCGCCCGCTGCAAAAAGCGAGAGCCCGAGCAGAACCCCCTTCTTATAGCCGAAACGTTTCATGAATAATCCAGCCGGAATACCCATGACACCGTACGCGCCGAAAACGGCAAACTGCACAAAGCCCGACTGCATACGCGAGAGACTCATCGTGTTCTGGAAGTGCTTATTCAATACATCTGCCATAGAGATGGCAATACCCCAAAACAAAAAGAGTGAGGTTACAAAAACAATAATTACAAGGAATCTCTTTTCCGTGAATAGTGGTTTGTCGGTCATATCTGGTTAAATTGTAGGCTGAATATACATAACTTCTCGCTGTATATCTGTAACAATTTAATTTGAAAAATTGTACCGGAGCCCAAAGGCCTGCTGGTTATCAACAACACCCTCCACGAAATGAAATGAAAGGGCGAACATGCCTTCTATACCTTTATAGATCTTTGGCCGCCAGATCAAATCAGTGCGGTTATACTGTTTAGCCGTATAAAACTGGTCGCCATACCTGATATTATGCCCCTCCCCGGTGTAAAAAGAGTTGATGATGCCGAACGACTTATACTCGGCCTGTGCCTCGAGCAACAGCCCTTTGGGCGTTTGCCAGCCGCCTATAGTTCGCAAGCGCTCAAATGACATTAGTCCCCCAACGTTAAGTACAAGCGAGTCTAGGAAAGTTTTGCGCGACAAATCCATCCCTGCCTTTACGAGCAATGCGCCATTGTCTTCAATATGATCGCCAGGAATTTCAACGGCAGGGCCTGCGTCATGCAGCATCATCGCATAATGCGATATAAAGAAGACCCCGGTTTTGTATTGGCCCGACAAGCCAAAGATGAAATTCTCCCGGTCGGTAGCCGTTTGCCTGCTTGTCCAGTCTATCCAAAGCACTTGCCGCCACTTGCTGTTCTCATACTTCAGGAGCATACCCTCCACATTTGGCCGATAGTAATTAAAGGTATCTTTAAGCACCGCTCTGGGATAGTCAGACACCAACCCATGCCGGGGAAACATTCCCATATAAAAATTCCAGTCGCTCTTTTTAAATTCATAATAGGCTACCGGGTCTATTTTATCGGTAAACCTGGAAGAACCGAATTCGTGCAGGGCATTGAATCCGGCACGCAGATGGTGTACACTGTCCAGCAAAACCCCAATCTCCGGCGAGAAACGAAGACCGAATATGGTTTGTGGGTAACGGCCGGATTTAGCATATTCCCGGTTGTCAGCAAATGTATGCAGGTTAAAATTATATTCCAGCTTCTGGGCACTGGCAGCGTGCACCGCAAGTGTAAAAAAGAAAGCCAAAAGGCATCGTAGGCGGATGTACATAAATGTATCGTCAATAAGGCCGTAAAAATAGAAATAAAATGAACTAATAAAGTCCTGCGCTGTTATTATACTACCAATGCAACCGTTAAATTGATCAGACATGAACACCCAGCAAAAAACAAAGAAGGCTGAACAGAAGGAACAGAAAAACCCTAAAGGCCCCGAACCGGAAAATAACACCTCAGCTAAAGACGCTAAAAAAGTAACAACAAAAAAGGAGTCCAAATAATCGGGCTCCTTTTTTCTGATAATTCATTCAAGATTTCTTCTTCGGCACTTTGGCGCCCTCCTCACGTGCTTCGGATAACCCGATAGCCACGGCCTGTTTTTTGGACGTGACCTTCTTACCACTGCCCGACTTCAGTTTACCTTCTTTCATTTCATGCATCGTTTCTTCTACTTTTTCTGATGCTTTTTTAGAATACTTTGCCATAACCTGGTGTTTTAATGGCTTAACACGCAGGCAGACAGCTTTGTTTGGGATTACTTGGTACCGAATACCTTATCCCACAAATTGGAGGTTACACCGTACTTAGTGTTTGGATCGCTATAGTGATGCAGCATATGCTGCTGCTTCAGCTTCTTCCAGGCTCCGCTTTTGAACTGGGCATGGTGCAGCATATAATGCGTCATATCGTAAAAAAGATAACCCACTATGAAACCGGCAAAAAAACCATCCAGCATATCGTCCGGAAGCGTCCATTTAAAGAGAAAGTAAAACAGCGTGGCTAGCGGAATACTTGCCGAAGGCGGCATCACGAGGCGTTTAGCATCGTTAGGGTAATCATGATGAACCCCGTGAAAGATAAAATGAATGCGTTTGCCCCACTCCGACGCCGGATAGAAATGAAAGACGAACCTGTGCATAACATATTCCGTCAGCGTCCATACAAAAAGCCCGAGAATCAGATGAAACGCAAAGGCAGCAAATCCGCTCTCCGCAACAGAAAGCCAGGAAAAATAAAGGATCACCGGCACAAAAACGATGAGCGGCACGTAGAAAGGAACCTTCGAAAGACTTTCTAAGAGCGGACTCTTGAACATCCTGATAGACTCCCTCGAGTTGGAAATAAAATTCTTCTTCATTACTTATAATTTAAGCACCTGAAACGGGGAACTAAAATACGTGTTTTCTCAAACCTTTACACCGCCCGTAAAGCATTTCTTATCCTATATCAAGATTTTTAACATTCGGCCGACTTAATTTTGTATCAACAGTTTAAAAAACAACATTAATCACAATCGCCATGGCACAATCTATCTTACATTTGGCAGCATCGAGAGACACATCTGATTTCGGATGGCTTAAAAGCGCTCATACTTTTAGCTTTGGTAAACATTACAATCCTGAGCGCATCAACTTCGGCGCCTTGCGCGTTCTTAACGACGATACCGTTAGCGGTGGCATGGGCTTTGGCGAGCACCCGCACGACAACATGGAAATCATTTCCATCCCGCTGAGCGGCGCACTAAAGCATGAAGACAGCATGGGCAATGTAGCCATTATAGAGGAAGGCGAGATCCAAGTCATGAGCGCCGGGACAGGGATTTATCACAAGGAGTTCAATAAAAACCACCAGGAGACGGTTCAATTTCTGCAGATATGGCTGTTTCCAAATCAGCGGAACGTAACGCCAAGATATCAGCAGCTAAAATATAGTGAGCGTTTAACACCTAATACATTTACCCAGGTATTATCACCCGATGCAAATGATGAGGGGGTCTGGATACATCAGAACGCCTGGTTTAACATCGGAAAGTTCGATGCTGAAACGACGGTTAGTTACCCGCTAAAAAACAAAGACAATGGCTTATATGTATTTGTCATCAACGGGTCGACTATAGTTGAGGGCCAGGAACTTCATGCCAGAGACGGCTACGGTGTTTGGGAAACGGAAAACATCTCGATCACCGCAAGCGCAGGAGCTGAAATTCTTTTGATGGAAGTACCTATGAACTTTTAATGCTATATTTATAATGACTTAATTGTTTTTATAAGGTTATGCAAAAACAAATCCTTGTAGTATCTACTGAGCATGAAATACTCGAAACCATTATCAGACTGATCAACAGCAATCCGAACATGCATGGTACGGGCATTAATACGGTCGACCAGGCCCTTACCATGTTCCGTTCGGCAGCGTACGACCTGGTGCTGATCGGTGCCGGGCTCAGCAAAGAAGAAGAACAGGAACTGGTTACCACGATTGAGCGCTCGCGCAATCGCGTTCCTGTCGTGTTTCACTATGGCGGCGGCAGCGGGCTGTTGTTTACGGAGATCTACGGGGCTTTGGGAAAGGTTTAGTATATTAGCTAAACAATCAAATTTTCGCAATCATGATCAGGTTTATATTAACGCTTCTCCTGCTATCGTCAGCCATTTTTACGGGTATGGCACAGCAAACCTTTACCATTTCCGGATTTGTAAAAAACAGCAAAGGGGAACCGATAGAAGCTGCCACTGTATTTATAGATGGTTCTCAAAGTATCACACGGTCGGGCAAAGACGGCGGCTTTGCATTCAAAAACCTATTTCCCGGCACTTATCAGGTGGTGGTTAATATGATGGGTTACCAGCCTGTGAAGCAAAGCACCAACATCCAGACGATTTCGCCTGTACTTGACATACGCATGGCCGATAAGGCAATAATCCTTAAAGAGGTCGTCATCGGAAATAACGCTGCCCGGGAAAAGTTTATGAAGATATTCATCAAGAACTTCATCGGAGAGTCGGGCAATGCCAAACAGTGTAAACTGGTTAATCCGCAGATCATCGATTTCAGCACGAACAAAAAAATTATTGAGGGCGTAACGGATGACTTTCTGATTATCGACAACCAGAGCTTAGGCTATCGAATCAAATATCTGTTGCGGCACTTCCGTTTTAACCAGGCTACGGGTACTACAAGCTACGACGGTCAGTGTATTTTTGAAGAACTGGAGGGCAGCGAAGCACAAAAGGCAGTCTGGCAGGAAAACAGGAAGCTAGCTTACGAAGGTTCGCTCATGCACTATTTCCGGGCTTTTTATAATAATCAACTCCGAGAAGAGGGCTTTCTCACCTACTCTATTAAGAACGGGGTTAATCCGATGCAGATTGACCCACGACCGGTTTTGCTTGACCAAATTGCTTACCGGGCTGACAGCACTTTCGTAACCATTGAACTGCCGAGTAGGATGTATACTGTTTTCGACCGCAAAAAAGCCGCATCCGCAGACCGGAACATGGATAAGGAAAGCCTCGAGCAATACATGGAAAAGACGGGGTCGATTATGAAACCCTATTTAAAACAGGCGAAGATCGATGCAAAAGGCAGCTATGTAGATTATCGGAGTTTTTTGATCAGCGGTTTTTGGGGACGCAAGCGTATTGGCGACCAGTTACCTTATGAGTATCAACCGGAGTAAAAACAAAAATCCTCAAAGTGGTTGTTACACACACCTTGAGGATTAAATTACAAAATATTGCTAAACCTGGTCTAAAGGCTTACTTGAACAGAGCTACTTCACCGAACTGGATCGCACCCCCGCCGAAGTTCTCATTGATATTTAAGCGGTAGTATTTGAAAGATCCAGGGTTGCTAACCGCAAAGTAGAACTTCTTCCAGTCCAGACCGGCGTCTGTATTTGGAAAGCCCCTTTCCAGTAACTGGTCTGTCCAGTGTTTCTCCATAGAACGCGAATCAACAATTGTCCAGTTCTCGCCATCATTAGATCCTTCCATAGTCCAGATTTTCGGGTCTCTTTCTGGCGAATCGTTTCCGTTACCGATGCTATAGAATTTCAAGGTCTGAGCGCTCGAGAATTCCATAGTTACATTCCACTCTTTATCTGCCGCCCAACCAATCAGAAACTTGTTGTCGTCTTTTTTATCGAACAACTTTGTTGCGTTCTCATTGGCATTACCGGTATTGTCTTCTGTTACGGTATACCCTACCATCGCGTCCATAAAATTGGTCACGATACCTTCAGTACTGGCATCTTTGGTAATGATTGCAACAGAACCCTTTTTTGTGGTCAGCTGGATTCTAGCCGGAACAATTACCCCGGTAGGCACCTTATACAGGGGCTCCAAATCGTCAGAAATAAACGTTTTAGTTGTTGGCGTCGAAGTATCGGTGAACCTCCACTCAATAGATTCAATATCTAAATCCGTTTGCGCCTTGAAAGCCAGCTCATTCGGTGTACCGGTTTTCGTAGCACTGATGCCTAAGATCTCATTCGGGTCAATGGTGATCTCTCTCAAATACTGCGAAGTTTTTCCAGATTCGGAAGTAGCGGTGAGCGTAACCTGAAATGTACCGGTTGTCATGTAAACGTGTTCGGGGTCGTTACTGTAGGCAACACTGTCATCTCCAAAACGCCAGGTCACTTCCTTAAAGTCTGACGAGTTGTTGGTAAACTTCCAGGTAAATGGGTCATCTCCTGGTTCTACTGCGAAGTCAACGACGGGCCGGGTCCCTTCGTCTTCGACGACTTCGACTGGTGTATCTTTAGAGCAGGCAGCAATTGCTGTCGCAAAAAAGATAAACATCAGCGGTTTAACTAATTTTTTCATTGCGTTGTTTTTTTTTAATGTATTAACAAAAATAGCGCTAAAAACCACCAGATGTGCGAGTGTAATCAAAATGTGATACAACGAAAAAGGGTGCCTTTTCAGGCACCCTTTCAAGAATATTCCATTGTAATAACGTTGGGCTATTACTTGAAGAAAATCAATTCACCAAACTGAATCAGACCATCACCGAAATTGGCCGTAACGGTCAAGCGGTAATACTTGTATGATCCTGGAGTTGTAACAGGATAATAGAATTTCTTCCACTCTGTACCCGCGTTAGTATTCGGAAACCCTCTGTCAACCAGTTGCTGGTGCCAGTGCTTATCTAAAGTTCTGGTATCAACAAGTGTCCATTTCTCTTTATCATTTGAACCTTCGATTTTCCAGCTCTTAGGCGATCTGCCTGGCGAGTCGTTACCGTTGGCGATACTATAAAACTTCATGGTTTCCGGTCCACCAAACTCCATGGTTACATTCCAGGTTTTTCCGGAAGACCAACCGATCAGAAACTTACCCTTATCGTCATTATTCGGGTCGAACAATTCCTTAGAAGTTTCGTTGGCGTTACTTGTATTATCTTCGGTAACTGTATACGCAACCAGGCTCTTAGTAAAATCGGTAACAATACCCTCAGT
Coding sequences within it:
- a CDS encoding PKD domain-containing protein, with protein sequence MKKLVKPLMFIFFATAIAACSKDTPVEVVEDEGTRPVVDFAVEPGDDPFTWKFTNNSSDFKEVTWRFGDDSVAYSNDPEHVYMTTGTFQVTLTATSESGKTSQYLREITIDPNEILGISATKTGTPNELAFKAQTDLDIESIEWRFTDTSTPTTKTFISDDLEPLYKVPTGVIVPARIQLTTKKGSVAIITKDASTEGIVTNFMDAMVGYTVTEDNTGNANENATKLFDKKDDNKFLIGWAADKEWNVTMEFSSAQTLKFYSIGNGNDSPERDPKIWTMEGSNDGENWTIVDSRSMEKHWTDQLLERGFPNTDAGLDWKKFYFAVSNPGSFKYYRLNINENFGGGAIQFGEVALFK